The region CTGCGGGGTCGACGACGCCGGGCGGATCGTCGTCTCGACCTACCCCGAACGCGCGAAGACCCGTAACGCCAAGCGGGACGAGCGGGTCAGCCTGATCGTGCTGAGCGACGAGTGGAACGGACCCTGGGTCCAGATCGACGGCACGGCCGAGGTCGTCGACCCCCCCGAATCCGTCGAGCCGCTCGTCGAGTACTACCGGAACATCGCGGGCGAACACCCGGACTGGGACGAGTACCGGGAGGCCATGCTCAAGCAGGGCAAGTCGATCATCCGGGTCACGCCGGTGAAGTGGGGCCCGGTCGCGACGGGCGGCTTCCCGGCCCGACTGGCACCCCAGGAGTAGTACAGGAACGACCGAGGGGAGGAGCGGGACAGGCCCTAACCCCGGGCGACCATCGTCTCGATCCCCGCGATCAGCGTTTCCAGCGCGAACGTGAAGTCCCGCTCCCGCATCTCCTCGACCGTGTCACCGCCGCGGGCCTCCATGAGGTCCGCGGCGTTCTCGAAGTTGGCGGAGAACTGCGGCTGTTCGCCGATCGTGCTCATGGCCTGACGGAAGTACTCGTCCTGGGTCATCCCCGCCGAGGCGCAGCGCTGCACGAAGTGGCCCTCGATGGTGCCGAACCCGTACACGAACTGGAAGACCGCCGAGAGCGCGCCCATCTGGCCGTGCCGGGGCAGGCCGGTGTTGCGGATCACCTGCTGGACGCAGAGCGAGAAGGCCATGGAGTGCGGGCCGATGTTCAGGAAGGTCCCGATCAGCGGGGACACCCAGGGGTGGCGGACCAGCAGCGCGCGGTAGCCGGTGGCGAGGGAGCGGAGCTGGTCGCGCCAGTTATCGCCCGACTCCGCGTCGGGCAGCTCCAGTTCGCCGAAGACCGCGTCGAGGGCGAGCTCGAGCAGGTCGTCCTTGGTGTCGACGTACCAGTACACGGACATCGCGGTGACGTTCAGCTCGGCGGCCAGCCGGCGCATGGAGAACTTCGCCATGCCCTCGGCATCCAGCAGCCGTACGGTGACCTCGGTGATCCGGTCCCGGTCGAGCCCCGAGGGCTGCCCGCCCCCGCGCGCCGCAGCGCCCCGGGGAGCCTTGCCCTCCAGCCAGACACTGGTCCGCGCCGGACGCTCGGCACGGTCGGCTGCCCTCACCATGGCGCACCTTCCTCGGAACTCGAAACTCATCACTCATGACTCGGAACTCATGACACGGAACCCTGATGCTAAGCGGGCGCTACGCCGACACCGCCACCGCGGAGTCTGCCCTCTCCGCACGTCGTAGCAACGCCGCGGCCAGCAGTCCACCGAGAAGGACGGCCACCGCGCCCACCAGTTGGCTGGTCTCCAGGCCCGACGAGAACGCGTCCGTGATCCGCCCGCGCTCCTCCTCCGAACCCGCCGAGGCCAGCGCCGCCGGGAGCGAGGCCGCCGCCACCGGAATCAGCGCCGCGAACCGGGAGTTGAGGATCGCCCCGAGCACCGCCACGCCGAGGCCGTTGCCGAACTCGGCGAGCGTGCCGTTGATGCCCGCGCCCACGCCCGCCTTCTCCGGCGGAATCGCGCTCATGATGGCGTGTGCCATGGCCGGGTTGGCCACGGCGGCGCCCGCGCCGATCAGCAACAACCCGAGCAGTGTGCCGCCGTACCCGTGCGCGGCGAGCGTGGCGATCGACACCAGCCCGGCCGACATCAGCGTCATGCCGAGCGCGATCGACACCGGAGTGCCGAGTCTCGCCGTCCACTTCGCCGAGACGCCGGAGAAGTTCAGCGCCACGACCGCGAGCGCGAGCGGCGCCGTACGCAATCCGGCCTCCAGGGGGCCGTATCCCAGGACGAATTGGAGGTGCTGAGTGAGCAGGAAGAGGGCCCCGCCCATGCCGAAGGTGATGAGGACGGCTCCCGCGACGGCTCCGGTGAAGCGCCGGTCGCGGAAGAAGTGCAGGTCGAGCATGGGGTACGGGATCCGGCTCTCCCAGTACGCGAAGGCGGCCAGCACCAGCACGGCGACCGCGTCCGTGGCCAGGACCCGGCCCGACGTCCAGCCGTGTTCGGGGCCGGAGATGATCGCGTACACGAGTGCGGTCATGCCGA is a window of Streptomyces sp. NBC_00271 DNA encoding:
- a CDS encoding PPOX class F420-dependent oxidoreductase, with translation MAPNIATNTAVSLDELLDFVRPRHRAILLTRRADGSPQGSPLTCGVDDAGRIVVSTYPERAKTRNAKRDERVSLIVLSDEWNGPWVQIDGTAEVVDPPESVEPLVEYYRNIAGEHPDWDEYREAMLKQGKSIIRVTPVKWGPVATGGFPARLAPQE
- a CDS encoding TetR/AcrR family transcriptional regulator, producing the protein MVRAADRAERPARTSVWLEGKAPRGAAARGGGQPSGLDRDRITEVTVRLLDAEGMAKFSMRRLAAELNVTAMSVYWYVDTKDDLLELALDAVFGELELPDAESGDNWRDQLRSLATGYRALLVRHPWVSPLIGTFLNIGPHSMAFSLCVQQVIRNTGLPRHGQMGALSAVFQFVYGFGTIEGHFVQRCASAGMTQDEYFRQAMSTIGEQPQFSANFENAADLMEARGGDTVEEMRERDFTFALETLIAGIETMVARG
- a CDS encoding MFS transporter; protein product: MSTTPPGPPEDQPPGHPQRWLILGVICLAQLTVLLDNTVLNVAIPSLTRELGAATSDIQWMINAYSLVQSGLLLTAGSAADRYGRKKMLIAGLALFGIGSVVAGLADSTGQLIAARAGMGVGGALLLTTTLAVAMQVFAPAEHPKAIGIWSAVNALGFAAGPLLGGFILNHFWWGAIFLINLPVVALGLAAVVALVPESKSPRGDRPDLLGALLSTIGMTALVYAIISGPEHGWTSGRVLATDAVAVLVLAAFAYWESRIPYPMLDLHFFRDRRFTGAVAGAVLITFGMGGALFLLTQHLQFVLGYGPLEAGLRTAPLALAVVALNFSGVSAKWTARLGTPVSIALGMTLMSAGLVSIATLAAHGYGGTLLGLLLIGAGAAVANPAMAHAIMSAIPPEKAGVGAGINGTLAEFGNGLGVAVLGAILNSRFAALIPVAAASLPAALASAGSEEERGRITDAFSSGLETSQLVGAVAVLLGGLLAAALLRRAERADSAVAVSA